In Streptomyces sp. NBC_00091, the following proteins share a genomic window:
- a CDS encoding DEAD/DEAH box helicase: MTLPVALSGTDVIGQAKTGTGKTLGFGLPLLERVVVPADVEAGRAKPEQLTDAPQALVVVPTRELCTQVTNDLLTAGKVRNVRVLAIYGGRAYEPQVEALKKGVDVIVGTPGRLLDLAGQKKLDLSRVKALVLDEADEMLDLGFLPDVEKIMGYLPPKRQTMLFSATMPGAVIGLARRYMSQPTHIRAVSEDGEGATVANITQHVFRAHNMDKPELVSRILQADGRGLAMIFCRTKRTAADIAEQLEKRGFASGAVHGDLGQGAREQALRAFRNGKVDVLVCTDVAARGIDVEGVTHVINYQTPEDEKTFLHRVGRTGRAGNKGIAVTLVDWDDIPRWQLINKALELDFHEPEETYSTSPHLYEQLNIPAGTKGILPRAERTREGLKAEQLEDLGETGGRGGRGGRGPAAAAAVVTEERAPRTPRQRRRTRGGSDLGAEAEATVPAPAAEAAAPALPAADEARRPRRRRTRASVTAAAAVAEAAVVEAPVVAEAVAEVVAEAPAVVEEAAPAKPKRTRTRKAAAAVVDAPVVEAPVVEAPVAEAPVVAPAPVAEEAPAKPKRTRTRKVAVAAEASVAQAPEAADAEAAPVKRRRTPTRKAVATPIPDVVKGAVSAEAPAPARRTRTRKAAAAAAPEPDFQMAPPVEPPKARRPR, translated from the coding sequence ATGACCCTCCCCGTCGCCCTCTCCGGCACGGACGTCATCGGCCAGGCCAAGACCGGAACCGGCAAGACGCTCGGTTTCGGCCTTCCGCTGCTGGAGCGGGTCGTCGTCCCCGCGGACGTCGAGGCGGGCCGGGCGAAGCCCGAGCAGCTCACCGACGCCCCGCAGGCCCTCGTGGTCGTTCCGACCCGCGAGCTGTGCACCCAGGTCACCAACGACCTGCTGACCGCGGGCAAGGTCCGCAACGTCCGCGTGCTCGCCATATACGGCGGCCGCGCGTACGAGCCGCAGGTCGAGGCGCTCAAGAAGGGCGTCGACGTGATCGTCGGCACCCCGGGCCGCCTGCTGGACCTGGCCGGGCAGAAGAAGCTCGACCTTTCCCGCGTCAAGGCCCTCGTCCTGGACGAGGCCGACGAAATGCTCGACCTGGGCTTCCTGCCCGACGTCGAGAAGATCATGGGCTACCTGCCCCCGAAGCGTCAGACGATGCTGTTCTCGGCGACCATGCCGGGCGCCGTCATCGGTCTGGCCCGCCGGTACATGTCGCAGCCGACGCACATCCGCGCCGTCTCCGAGGACGGCGAGGGCGCGACCGTCGCCAACATCACGCAGCACGTCTTCCGTGCGCACAACATGGACAAGCCGGAGCTCGTCTCCCGCATCCTGCAGGCCGACGGCCGCGGGCTGGCCATGATCTTCTGCCGTACCAAGCGCACGGCGGCCGACATCGCCGAGCAGCTGGAGAAGCGCGGCTTCGCCTCCGGCGCCGTCCACGGCGACCTGGGCCAGGGCGCCCGTGAGCAGGCGCTGCGCGCGTTCCGCAACGGCAAGGTCGACGTGCTGGTGTGCACCGACGTCGCCGCGCGCGGTATCGATGTCGAGGGTGTGACCCACGTCATCAACTACCAGACGCCCGAGGACGAGAAGACCTTCCTGCACCGCGTGGGCCGCACCGGCCGCGCGGGCAACAAGGGCATCGCCGTCACCCTGGTCGACTGGGACGACATCCCGCGCTGGCAGCTGATCAACAAGGCGCTGGAGCTCGACTTCCACGAGCCCGAGGAGACGTACTCCACGTCCCCGCACCTGTACGAGCAGCTGAACATCCCGGCCGGCACCAAGGGCATCCTGCCGCGTGCCGAGCGCACGCGGGAGGGCCTGAAGGCCGAGCAGCTGGAGGACCTGGGCGAGACCGGCGGACGCGGTGGCCGTGGTGGCCGCGGTCCCGCTGCCGCTGCCGCCGTGGTGACCGAGGAGCGTGCCCCGCGTACGCCGCGCCAGCGCCGCCGCACCCGTGGTGGCTCCGACCTGGGCGCCGAGGCCGAGGCCACTGTGCCGGCCCCGGCCGCCGAGGCTGCCGCCCCGGCCCTCCCGGCCGCCGACGAGGCGCGTCGTCCGCGCCGCCGCCGGACCCGTGCGTCCGTTACGGCCGCCGCCGCGGTGGCCGAGGCCGCCGTCGTCGAGGCTCCGGTGGTGGCCGAGGCCGTCGCCGAGGTCGTCGCCGAGGCCCCGGCCGTGGTGGAGGAGGCCGCGCCGGCCAAGCCGAAGCGCACCCGGACCCGCAAGGCCGCCGCCGCGGTGGTCGATGCCCCGGTGGTCGAGGCTCCGGTGGTCGAGGCTCCGGTCGCCGAGGCTCCGGTCGTCGCCCCGGCCCCGGTGGCCGAGGAGGCCCCGGCCAAGCCGAAGCGCACGCGGACCCGCAAGGTCGCCGTCGCTGCCGAGGCTTCGGTGGCGCAGGCTCCCGAGGCCGCCGACGCCGAGGCGGCCCCGGTCAAGCGACGCCGGACCCCGACGCGCAAGGCCGTGGCCACCCCGATCCCCGACGTGGTCAAGGGCGCCGTCTCCGCCGAGGCTCCCGCCCCGGCGCGCCGGACCCGGACCCGCAAGGCGGCCGCCGCGGCGGCCCCCGAGCCGGACTTCCAGATGGCCCCGCCGGTCGAGCCGCCCAAGGCCCGTCGGCCCCGCTGA
- a CDS encoding alpha/beta fold hydrolase, whose protein sequence is MSKPPRLTLPPVARAYRLTTARGEFAVHEAGEPVRGTALLVPGFTGSKEDFIALLEPLAAAGYRVVAVDGRGQYESPGPREEAAYGLEELARDLLAQALALGPGPLHLVGHSFGGLVARAAVLRDAAPFASLTLMSSGPAAVVEAQQDRTKLLVAALEVMRETAPTESMPVVWEAMRAQDPQDAVPDSPELAAFLRERWLATVPEQLIATGRVLVAEPDRVAELAAVPLPKLVLSGVVDYAWPVPLMDEMAIRLAASRVVVEGAEHSPNAENPQVTAGSLVDFWGSLSGR, encoded by the coding sequence ATGAGCAAGCCGCCGCGCCTCACCCTGCCACCCGTCGCCCGCGCGTACCGCCTGACCACCGCCCGCGGCGAGTTCGCCGTGCACGAGGCGGGTGAGCCGGTGCGCGGAACCGCCCTGCTGGTCCCCGGGTTCACGGGCAGCAAGGAGGACTTCATCGCCCTCCTGGAGCCGCTCGCCGCCGCCGGCTACCGGGTGGTCGCCGTCGACGGGCGCGGCCAGTACGAGAGCCCCGGCCCGCGCGAGGAGGCCGCGTACGGGCTGGAGGAGCTGGCCCGCGACCTGCTGGCGCAGGCCCTGGCGCTCGGCCCGGGGCCGCTGCACCTGGTCGGGCACTCCTTCGGCGGGCTGGTCGCGCGCGCCGCGGTGCTGCGCGACGCCGCCCCCTTCGCCTCGCTCACCCTGATGAGCAGCGGGCCCGCCGCGGTCGTGGAGGCCCAGCAGGACCGTACGAAGCTGCTGGTCGCGGCCCTGGAGGTGATGCGGGAAACTGCGCCCACCGAAAGCATGCCCGTGGTGTGGGAGGCGATGCGGGCCCAGGATCCGCAGGACGCCGTGCCCGACTCCCCCGAGCTGGCGGCGTTCCTGCGCGAGCGGTGGCTGGCCACCGTGCCGGAGCAGCTGATCGCCACCGGCCGGGTGCTGGTCGCGGAGCCCGACCGGGTGGCGGAGCTGGCGGCGGTGCCGCTGCCCAAGCTCGTCCTGTCCGGAGTGGTCGACTACGCGTGGCCGGTGCCGCTGATGGACGAGATGGCGATCCGACTGGCTGCTTCCCGGGTGGTGGTCGAGGGTGCGGAGCACTCCCCAAACGCGGAGAACCCGCAGGTCACGGCCGGTTCTCTAGTCGACTTCTGGGGATCCTTGAGTGGCCGGTAG
- a CDS encoding MarC family protein, producing the protein MFDFAVFGSLFLTLFVIMDPPGITPIFLALTSGRPAKVQRRMAWQAVCVAFGVIAVFGICGQQILDYLHVSVPALMIAGGLLLLLIALDLLTGKTDEPKQTKDVNVALVPLGMPLLAGPGAIVSVILAVQKADGLTGQVSVWCAIVAMHVVLWLTMRYSLVIIRVIKDGGVVLVTRLAGMMLSAIAVQQIINGVLQVVRGA; encoded by the coding sequence GTGTTTGATTTCGCCGTCTTCGGATCCCTTTTTCTCACGCTTTTTGTGATTATGGACCCCCCGGGCATCACGCCGATCTTCCTCGCGCTGACCTCCGGCCGTCCCGCGAAGGTCCAGCGCCGCATGGCCTGGCAGGCCGTCTGCGTGGCCTTCGGTGTCATCGCCGTCTTCGGCATCTGCGGCCAGCAGATCCTGGACTACCTGCACGTCTCCGTCCCGGCGCTCATGATCGCGGGTGGTCTGCTGCTCCTGCTGATCGCGCTCGACCTGCTCACCGGCAAGACCGACGAGCCCAAGCAGACCAAGGACGTCAACGTCGCGCTGGTCCCGCTCGGCATGCCGCTGCTGGCCGGTCCCGGTGCGATCGTGTCCGTCATCCTGGCGGTGCAGAAGGCCGACGGGCTGACCGGGCAGGTCTCGGTGTGGTGCGCGATCGTCGCCATGCACGTGGTGCTGTGGCTGACCATGCGCTACTCGCTGGTGATCATCCGGGTCATCAAGGACGGCGGCGTCGTCCTGGTCACCCGGCTCGCCGGCATGATGCTGTCGGCCATCGCCGTCCAGCAGATCATCAACGGCGTCCTCCAGGTCGTCCGCGGCGCCTGA
- a CDS encoding PHP domain-containing protein has product MRIDLHAHSTASDGTDTPAELVRNAATAGLDVVALTDHDTVGGYAEAIAALPPGLTLVTGAELSCRLDGIGLHMLAYLFDPEEPELARERELVRDDRTPRAQSMVGKLQALGVDVTWEQVARIAGNGSVGRPHIATAMVELGVVPTVSDAFTADWLADGGRAYAEKHELDPFDAIRLVKAAGGVTVFAHPAAVKRGECVPESAIAALAAAGLDGIEVDHMDHDTDTRARLRGLAGDLGLLTTGSSDYHGSRKTCRLGEYTTDPEIYGEITRRATGAFPVPGAGGDARA; this is encoded by the coding sequence GTGCGCATCGATCTGCACGCCCACTCCACGGCCTCCGACGGCACCGACACCCCCGCCGAACTGGTGCGCAACGCCGCGACCGCCGGGCTGGACGTGGTCGCGCTGACCGACCACGACACCGTCGGGGGATACGCCGAGGCGATCGCGGCCCTGCCGCCCGGTCTCACCCTGGTGACCGGCGCCGAACTGTCCTGCCGTCTCGACGGCATCGGGCTGCACATGCTGGCCTACCTCTTCGACCCGGAGGAGCCCGAGCTCGCCCGCGAGCGGGAACTCGTACGGGACGACCGCACCCCCCGCGCCCAGTCGATGGTCGGCAAGCTCCAGGCCCTCGGCGTGGACGTCACCTGGGAGCAGGTGGCCCGGATCGCCGGCAACGGTTCCGTCGGCCGCCCGCACATCGCCACCGCCATGGTCGAGCTGGGGGTCGTCCCCACCGTGTCCGACGCGTTCACCGCGGACTGGCTCGCCGACGGCGGCCGCGCGTACGCCGAGAAGCACGAGCTCGACCCCTTCGACGCCATCCGCCTGGTCAAGGCGGCCGGAGGGGTCACCGTCTTCGCGCACCCCGCCGCCGTCAAGCGCGGCGAGTGCGTGCCCGAGTCCGCGATAGCCGCCCTCGCGGCCGCCGGCCTCGACGGCATCGAGGTGGACCACATGGACCACGACACCGACACCCGCGCCCGGCTGCGCGGACTGGCCGGGGACCTCGGACTGCTGACGACCGGCTCCAGCGACTACCACGGCAGCCGCAAGACCTGTCGTCTCGGGGAGTACACGACCGACCCCGAGATCTACGGCGAGATCACGCGCCGCGCGACGGGGGCCTTCCCCGTGCCGGGCGCCGGTGGAGACGCCCGCGCGTAA
- a CDS encoding TetR/AcrR family transcriptional regulator, translating into MTAIEQTEAARPRGTRLPRRARRNQLLGAAQEVFVAQGYHAAAMDDIAERAGVSKPVLYQHFPGKLDLYLALLDQHCEALLSAVRTALESTTDNKLRVAATMDAYFAYVEDEGGAFRLVFESDLTNEPAVRERVDRVSLQCAEAISDVIAEDTGLSKDESMLLAVGLGGVSQVVARYWLSSESPVARDTAVGLLTSLAWRGIAGFPLHGTEA; encoded by the coding sequence GTGACAGCCATCGAGCAGACCGAGGCAGCGCGTCCGCGGGGCACGCGACTGCCGCGCCGTGCCCGGCGCAACCAGCTGCTGGGCGCGGCCCAGGAGGTTTTCGTCGCGCAGGGTTACCACGCCGCGGCGATGGACGACATCGCCGAGCGCGCCGGCGTCAGCAAGCCGGTGCTGTACCAGCACTTCCCCGGCAAGCTCGACCTCTACCTCGCGCTGCTGGACCAGCACTGCGAGGCGCTGCTCAGCGCCGTGCGCACGGCGCTGGAGTCCACCACGGACAACAAGCTGCGCGTGGCCGCGACGATGGACGCCTACTTCGCGTACGTCGAGGACGAGGGCGGCGCCTTCCGGCTGGTCTTCGAGTCGGACCTGACGAACGAGCCGGCGGTGCGCGAGCGCGTCGACCGGGTGTCCCTCCAGTGCGCGGAGGCCATCTCGGACGTCATCGCCGAGGACACCGGCCTGTCGAAGGACGAGTCGATGTTGCTGGCCGTGGGCCTGGGCGGGGTCTCGCAGGTCGTGGCCCGGTACTGGCTGTCCAGCGAGAGCCCGGTCGCCCGGGACACGGCGGTCGGCCTGCTGACCTCGCTGGCCTGGCGCGGCATCGCCGGTTTCCCGCTGCACGGCACGGAGGCCTGA
- a CDS encoding DUF3107 domain-containing protein, which yields MEVKIGVQHAPREIVLESDLSAEELEAIVAAALSGTAPLLSLTDIKGRKVLVPSDRLSYVDLGEPSVRKVGFGAL from the coding sequence GTGGAGGTCAAGATCGGCGTGCAGCACGCACCCCGGGAGATCGTGCTGGAGAGCGACCTGAGTGCCGAGGAGCTGGAGGCCATCGTCGCCGCCGCGCTGTCCGGCACGGCGCCGCTGCTGAGCCTGACCGACATCAAGGGCCGCAAGGTCCTGGTGCCGTCCGACCGCCTGTCGTACGTCGACCTGGGCGAGCCGAGCGTGCGCAAGGTCGGTTTCGGAGCGCTCTGA
- a CDS encoding ferritin-like fold-containing protein: MSTVENASPADENAPGQAQGIAAQDWATASASPQYRAAVVDLLGALAYGELAAFERLAEDAKLAPTLGDKAELAKMASAEFHHFERLRDRLAAIDAEPTAAMEPFAKGVDDFHRQTAPSDWLEGLVKAYVGDSIASDFYREVATHLDTDTRALVVGVLDDTGHGGFAVEKVRAAIEADPRCGGRLALWARRLMGEALSQAQRVVAERDALSTMLVGGVDGMAAGFDLAAVGEMFTRITKAHTKRMAALGLAA; encoded by the coding sequence ATGTCGACCGTAGAAAACGCATCTCCCGCCGACGAGAACGCCCCCGGGCAGGCGCAGGGCATCGCCGCCCAGGACTGGGCGACGGCCTCCGCCTCGCCGCAGTACCGGGCCGCCGTCGTGGACCTCCTCGGCGCGCTGGCGTACGGAGAGCTCGCGGCCTTCGAGCGCCTCGCGGAGGACGCGAAGCTCGCGCCCACCCTGGGGGACAAGGCCGAGCTGGCGAAGATGGCCTCCGCCGAGTTCCACCACTTCGAGCGGCTGCGGGACCGGCTCGCGGCCATCGACGCCGAGCCGACCGCCGCGATGGAGCCCTTCGCCAAGGGCGTGGACGACTTCCACCGCCAGACCGCGCCCTCGGACTGGCTGGAGGGCCTGGTCAAGGCGTACGTCGGCGACTCGATCGCCAGCGACTTCTACCGCGAGGTCGCCACCCACCTCGACACCGACACCCGCGCCCTGGTCGTCGGCGTCCTCGACGACACCGGCCACGGCGGCTTCGCCGTCGAGAAGGTCCGCGCCGCGATCGAGGCCGACCCGCGCTGCGGCGGCCGCCTCGCGCTCTGGGCCCGCCGGCTGATGGGCGAGGCCCTCTCGCAGGCGCAGCGCGTGGTCGCCGAGCGCGACGCGCTGTCCACCATGCTGGTCGGCGGCGTGGACGGGATGGCGGCCGGCTTCGACCTGGCGGCCGTCGGCGAGATGTTCACCCGGATCACCAAGGCGCACACCAAGCGCATGGCCGCCCTGGGCCTCGCGGCCTGA